Proteins encoded by one window of Pyrinomonadaceae bacterium:
- a CDS encoding LON peptidase substrate-binding domain-containing protein, with protein MSEALDKVRGVRELPLFPLPVVLFPGMPMPLHIFEPRYRRMLTDIRAGDNLFGLSYFDAASSSSRDIPPAGHIGCVAEVTETQNLPDGRSNVLTVGVIRYQVEDYVERDDPYLVVRVNFFEDEEEASQKVLASSRDVAAMFMRVANSIRVINDERGNLPDITDTEPQRLSFLVAAAMELEAETKQELLELRSTSERLDRLRDFLARVVKNYEERARLHSVAKGNGHGGKHVDLEE; from the coding sequence ATGAGTGAGGCCCTGGACAAAGTGCGCGGTGTGCGCGAGCTGCCGCTGTTTCCGCTGCCGGTCGTGCTGTTTCCCGGCATGCCGATGCCGCTCCACATTTTCGAGCCGCGCTATCGCAGGATGCTCACGGACATTCGTGCCGGCGACAATCTGTTCGGTCTTTCGTATTTCGACGCCGCATCATCTTCCAGCCGGGACATTCCGCCGGCCGGCCACATCGGTTGCGTGGCCGAAGTGACCGAAACGCAAAACCTGCCTGACGGCCGATCGAATGTACTGACCGTCGGAGTGATCCGTTATCAGGTTGAGGATTACGTTGAACGCGACGATCCGTATCTCGTCGTGCGCGTGAATTTTTTTGAAGATGAAGAAGAAGCCAGTCAGAAGGTGCTCGCCAGTTCGCGTGACGTGGCGGCCATGTTCATGCGGGTGGCGAATTCCATCCGCGTCATCAACGATGAACGGGGCAACCTGCCGGACATCACAGACACAGAACCGCAGCGACTCTCTTTTCTCGTGGCGGCGGCGATGGAACTTGAAGCCGAGACGAAGCAGGAGTTGCTTGAGCTGCGCTCAACCTCTGAGCGGCTCGATCGGCTGCGGGATTTTCTGGCGCGCGTCGTGAAGAATTACGAAGAACGCGCGCGGCTGCATTCGGTCGCCAAAGGAAACGGGCACGGCGGCAAGCATGTCGATCTTGAAGAGTAG
- a CDS encoding PAS domain S-box protein yields MPTPLENCPTILVVKDDQPVLDLLVELLEAEGYQVLSATTAKRALEVTASVRADLILCDVVMPEMNGLELCHRLKSDPQTSSIPVMMVSAVRKEEAARLEGYTAGADDYVEIPFRNEELLIKVARLIERQRAQQALKKSEEEYRLLFKGNPCPMWLCDQKTLQFLAVNDAAIAHYGYSRAEFLSMTAKDIRPSADVPALIEHVTTSQALHQSAGVWQHRKKDGTLIDVDVTWHRVEFSGHPSFLVLVNDITEKKKSETALRESEERYREIFDNANDLIYTHDLQGNFTSLNETGEQLTGYSTAEALSMNFAQVVVAEQVDLARQMLGQKLRSHDAATVYELDITSKDGRRMTLELSTRLIYRDGKAVGVQGIGRDVTERKRAQAELMRRNQELATLNEISHELSKLGEPTEIAQKIHALIGKVLDNRNLYVALYDSQKGEVSFPAYTIDGQPYHAPTRKLGLGLTEYVINTKEPLHISRDLEGTLRKLGLQLSGRSAQCWLAVPMLVGEKVVGVITIQDYERPEAYDQEHLDLLRTIASHGAIVVENARLYAEMKHHADRVALTNRISQAVRCTLDVSEVFATAVRELGSHLSVDRCSLFMKDARAGRGTNVAEFHLPEVGPAAHDFDLSQVNGLTAAMEKFGVLAFDNVAEDERIRDLYERMLKQFNVKSIMYVGVTIGNDLLGAFALSTTRQTRPWSETDIEIARSVADQTGIAIRQAWLYEKAEATSAREALVNKLGGAIRSSLSLPDVRETTARELGKALSASRVQVRLCDGANHELFVKTEYTADGRQSEGKFDGYYDELLRDYFRDSTQSLVIPNLQEFSSDNAKLADGIAFHAREQGLQSMLVSPLTVNNKFRGVICIEQTDKVRYWSEDEVLLVQSVGDELATVIAQGELFQAIARAKNEWETTFDAMSDGVFIFDPAGRLIRVNKAGAAMDAEAPQAILGRKCCEILRADSDELECIVERSLREAQSVNLEIVPHKLKRPVLVTVEPVFDSDQEVLAAVCTARDLSELRNVEAVARERQSLLKNILESAREAIYALDRNGNYQWCNTAMLDLTGCEMRELIGSYFLENIHEADRDMRRARFAAVWNGEPQSFESRYVTKDGTVRHALVNTAPIVVDGETTGVLGIAHDITEQKQERERAGRADKLRALGQLASGVAHDFNNSLAAILGRAQLILRRAHDEELIRSLGVIMTAAEDAAATVRRIQTFARKSSDAEMALLDISSLLRDAVEITRTRWQNEARAAGRIIEVVMNADERFFTRGNASELREVFVNLIVNAVDAMPNGGTLTLCCKRDGERLKLRFADTGLGMEEEVRERVFEPFYTTKGVHGTGLGLAVSYGIIERHYGTISVSSKLGEGTTFHIDLPFDETSEPKALSEKVNAVTQTSLSVLVIDDEQVVRETLAEMLTELDHKVVTADCGRDALEKMTHDDFDLVFTDLAMPEMDGWETARAIHKHKPELPVVLVTGYGATAQPPGGELDLVAGIIGKPFDFDQVTGTIARVTAP; encoded by the coding sequence ATGCCAACACCCCTGGAAAATTGCCCGACCATTCTTGTCGTCAAAGACGATCAGCCGGTGCTTGATCTGCTCGTGGAGCTGCTCGAGGCGGAGGGCTATCAAGTTCTTTCCGCGACCACGGCGAAACGTGCGCTCGAGGTGACGGCCAGTGTGCGCGCGGACCTGATTCTGTGCGATGTGGTCATGCCTGAGATGAATGGCCTGGAACTGTGCCACCGGCTGAAGTCCGATCCGCAGACGTCATCGATACCGGTGATGATGGTTAGCGCTGTCCGCAAGGAGGAAGCAGCACGCCTGGAGGGTTACACGGCGGGCGCGGACGACTACGTCGAGATTCCATTTCGCAATGAAGAGCTGTTAATCAAAGTGGCGCGGCTGATCGAACGACAGCGCGCGCAACAGGCGCTAAAGAAATCGGAAGAAGAATATCGTCTTTTGTTCAAGGGCAATCCTTGTCCGATGTGGTTGTGCGATCAGAAGACGCTGCAGTTCCTGGCCGTCAACGATGCGGCCATTGCGCACTATGGCTACAGCCGCGCAGAGTTTCTGTCGATGACGGCTAAAGACATTCGCCCGTCTGCGGACGTGCCGGCTTTGATTGAGCACGTAACGACCAGCCAGGCACTGCACCAAAGCGCCGGAGTTTGGCAGCACCGCAAGAAAGACGGCACGCTCATCGATGTCGATGTCACCTGGCACCGGGTCGAATTCAGCGGCCATCCTTCGTTTCTCGTGCTCGTAAACGACATCACGGAAAAGAAAAAGTCCGAGACAGCTCTGCGCGAAAGCGAGGAGCGCTATCGCGAAATTTTCGACAACGCGAACGACCTGATTTACACGCACGATCTGCAAGGTAACTTCACTTCACTTAACGAGACGGGCGAACAACTCACCGGTTACTCGACAGCCGAAGCCTTGAGCATGAACTTCGCGCAGGTCGTGGTGGCTGAACAGGTTGATCTTGCGCGCCAGATGTTGGGACAGAAGCTGCGCAGCCATGACGCGGCGACCGTTTATGAACTCGACATCACCTCCAAAGACGGCCGGCGCATGACCCTCGAATTAAGCACGCGGTTGATATATCGCGACGGTAAGGCCGTGGGCGTGCAGGGAATCGGACGTGACGTCACTGAGCGAAAACGCGCCCAGGCGGAACTGATGCGGCGCAACCAGGAACTGGCAACACTCAACGAGATCTCGCACGAACTCAGCAAGCTGGGCGAGCCCACTGAAATTGCGCAGAAGATTCACGCGCTGATCGGCAAGGTGCTCGACAATCGCAATCTGTACGTCGCGTTGTACGACTCACAAAAAGGCGAAGTCTCGTTCCCGGCTTATACGATCGACGGTCAGCCTTATCACGCGCCCACGCGCAAGCTCGGCCTGGGCCTGACTGAGTACGTGATTAACACGAAAGAGCCATTGCACATTTCGCGGGACCTTGAAGGGACGCTGCGGAAACTTGGTTTGCAGTTGAGTGGTCGCAGCGCCCAATGCTGGCTGGCTGTGCCGATGCTTGTGGGTGAGAAAGTCGTCGGCGTAATCACCATCCAGGATTACGAACGGCCCGAGGCCTACGACCAGGAGCACCTCGATCTGCTGCGTACGATCGCTTCGCACGGGGCCATCGTGGTGGAAAATGCGCGACTGTATGCGGAGATGAAGCACCACGCCGATCGCGTCGCGCTGACAAACAGGATTTCACAAGCGGTGCGTTGCACGCTCGACGTTTCGGAAGTTTTTGCCACGGCGGTGCGCGAGTTGGGCAGCCACTTGAGTGTGGATCGCTGCTCGTTGTTCATGAAGGACGCCCGCGCCGGCCGCGGGACAAATGTCGCCGAATTTCATCTCCCGGAGGTCGGCCCGGCAGCGCACGATTTCGATCTGTCGCAGGTGAATGGATTGACTGCAGCCATGGAGAAGTTCGGCGTGTTGGCTTTTGACAACGTCGCCGAAGACGAGCGCATTCGGGATTTGTACGAGCGCATGCTGAAGCAGTTCAACGTCAAATCGATCATGTATGTGGGCGTGACGATCGGCAACGACTTACTCGGCGCCTTTGCGCTCTCAACCACCCGCCAGACGCGGCCGTGGAGTGAAACCGACATTGAAATCGCCAGGTCCGTGGCCGACCAGACCGGCATCGCGATTCGACAGGCGTGGCTGTATGAGAAAGCGGAAGCCACTTCCGCACGGGAAGCGCTGGTCAACAAACTGGGTGGGGCGATTCGTTCATCGCTGAGTCTGCCGGACGTGCGTGAGACAACCGCGCGCGAACTGGGCAAAGCCTTGTCGGCTTCGCGTGTTCAAGTGCGGCTGTGTGACGGAGCGAATCACGAACTATTCGTAAAGACGGAATACACGGCGGATGGCCGCCAAAGCGAAGGCAAGTTCGACGGCTACTACGACGAGTTGCTGCGGGATTACTTCCGCGACTCGACCCAATCCCTCGTCATCCCGAATCTCCAGGAATTTAGCAGTGACAACGCCAAGCTTGCCGATGGCATTGCTTTTCACGCGCGCGAGCAAGGCCTGCAATCAATGCTGGTCTCGCCGCTGACGGTGAACAACAAGTTTCGCGGCGTCATCTGCATCGAACAAACAGACAAGGTCCGTTATTGGAGCGAAGACGAAGTGCTGCTCGTTCAATCTGTGGGCGATGAACTTGCGACCGTCATCGCGCAGGGCGAGCTGTTCCAGGCCATTGCGCGTGCTAAGAACGAATGGGAAACCACATTCGACGCGATGTCTGACGGCGTGTTCATTTTTGATCCCGCCGGTAGATTGATTCGCGTTAACAAGGCGGGCGCTGCGATGGACGCGGAAGCGCCCCAGGCAATCCTGGGACGAAAGTGTTGTGAGATTCTGCGCGCAGATTCCGACGAGCTGGAATGCATCGTCGAACGTTCATTACGTGAGGCGCAAAGCGTCAACCTGGAGATTGTGCCCCACAAATTAAAGCGTCCCGTGCTGGTCACCGTCGAACCCGTTTTCGATTCCGACCAGGAAGTCCTGGCCGCTGTTTGTACCGCGCGCGACCTTTCGGAACTGCGAAATGTCGAGGCCGTCGCCCGCGAACGCCAGTCGCTGTTGAAGAACATTCTGGAGAGCGCGCGCGAAGCCATCTACGCGCTCGACCGCAACGGGAATTACCAGTGGTGTAATACGGCCATGCTCGATCTGACCGGGTGCGAGATGCGTGAGCTGATTGGCTCTTATTTCCTCGAAAACATTCACGAAGCAGATCGCGACATGCGGCGCGCCCGATTCGCAGCCGTGTGGAATGGCGAGCCGCAGAGTTTCGAATCGCGCTACGTTACCAAAGACGGCACGGTTCGACATGCGCTGGTTAACACCGCGCCGATCGTCGTTGACGGAGAGACCACCGGAGTGTTGGGCATCGCGCACGACATTACTGAGCAGAAGCAGGAACGCGAGCGGGCCGGCCGCGCGGACAAATTGCGGGCCCTGGGCCAGCTTGCCTCAGGGGTCGCGCACGACTTCAACAATTCGCTCGCCGCGATCCTGGGACGCGCGCAATTGATTCTGCGGCGCGCGCACGACGAGGAATTGATTCGCAGTCTCGGCGTGATCATGACGGCCGCCGAAGATGCCGCCGCCACGGTCCGCCGTATTCAGACTTTTGCGCGAAAGTCCTCGGACGCTGAAATGGCACTGCTGGATATCAGCAGCCTGCTGCGTGATGCGGTTGAAATCACGCGCACGCGTTGGCAGAACGAAGCACGAGCCGCGGGCCGCATTATCGAGGTCGTAATGAATGCCGACGAACGGTTTTTCACGCGGGGTAACGCGTCTGAGCTGCGTGAAGTGTTCGTAAATCTAATTGTGAATGCAGTCGATGCCATGCCGAACGGCGGCACCCTGACGCTCTGCTGCAAGCGAGATGGCGAGCGCTTAAAACTTCGATTCGCGGACACCGGCCTCGGCATGGAAGAAGAAGTGCGCGAGCGAGTCTTTGAACCCTTTTACACGACGAAGGGTGTGCACGGAACGGGTCTCGGGCTGGCGGTGAGCTACGGAATTATCGAACGTCACTACGGCACGATCAGCGTGTCTTCAAAATTAGGCGAGGGAACGACGTTCCACATCGATCTGCCCTTTGATGAAACTTCCGAACCGAAGGCGCTTTCCGAAAAAGTAAACGCCGTCACCCAGACTTCGTTGTCCGTGCTGGTCATTGACGACGAACAAGTCGTGCGCGAGACACTGGCTGAGATGCTGACGGAGCTTGATCACAAGGTTGTCACCGCCGATTGCGGCCGCGATGCTTTGGAAAAGATGACTCACGACGATTTCGATTTAGTGTTTACGGATCTGGCGATGCCGGAAATGGATGGCTGGGAGACCGCGCGCGCGATTCACAAACACAAGCCTGAACTGCCCGTCGTCTTGGTCACCGGCTATGGAGCGACGGCGCAACCGCCGGGCGGCGAATTGGATCTCGTCGCCGGCATCATCGGCAAGCCTTTCGATTTCGATCAGGTAACCGGCACCATCGCGCGGGTCACGGCGCCTTAA
- a CDS encoding 4a-hydroxytetrahydrobiopterin dehydratase has translation MSGLSARDCVPCRGGVPPMQGEEIRKLLGELSGWDVVGEHHLRKEYRFKNFRETLDFVNRVGELAEEQGHHPDICFGWGKAEITIWTHKIDGLTESDFILAAKIDNLSSADSSL, from the coding sequence ATGAGTGGACTATCAGCGCGCGACTGTGTGCCGTGCCGCGGCGGCGTTCCGCCAATGCAAGGCGAGGAGATTCGCAAGCTGCTTGGGGAGCTGTCAGGGTGGGATGTCGTTGGCGAGCATCACCTGCGCAAAGAATACAGGTTCAAGAACTTTCGCGAGACGCTCGACTTTGTGAATCGGGTGGGCGAACTGGCGGAAGAGCAGGGACATCATCCGGACATCTGCTTTGGCTGGGGCAAGGCTGAGATCACGATCTGGACGCACAAAATCGATGGCCTGACTGAAAGCGACTTCATTCTGGCCGCGAAGATTGATAACTTAAGTAGCGCAGACTCTAGTCTGTGA
- a CDS encoding VWA domain-containing protein, whose protein sequence is MKLYRLNRLLFLIAAAIFAIALCTSGLTAESANDVPRQPPPAIPSALPSPTPPKEEETITSDDVLRVETNLTNVFFTAADKHKRFISNLKREDVRVLEDGVAQEIFTFQQSLELPLSLAILIDTSRSEERVLPELKSAAQLFLEAVMRANKDEAAVVSFTGEPTLEQGLTGNVSRLRRAIDRVEYVPPSGLIGGGVVVGGTPPISDTQQMLAGSTAIWDAVWTTSNEILRDSAEHTRRAIILLTDGQDTTSQVHLRDAIDSAVKVDALVYAIGIGDRYSYGIDEGSLKKITEATGGRAYFPRNERELRDAFAQIQRDLREQYLIAYSSSNKGRDGAYRRVTIEITNPELQRQALKLTYRPGYFAKSPTTASPKSSQRP, encoded by the coding sequence ATGAAGTTGTATCGTCTTAACCGCTTATTATTTCTGATCGCAGCGGCGATTTTCGCGATCGCCTTGTGCACGAGCGGGTTGACCGCAGAAAGCGCGAACGACGTTCCTCGCCAACCACCGCCGGCTATTCCATCTGCTCTGCCAAGTCCGACGCCACCTAAGGAAGAGGAAACGATTACTTCAGACGACGTGCTGCGCGTCGAAACCAATTTGACGAACGTCTTCTTCACCGCCGCCGACAAGCACAAACGTTTTATCTCAAATCTCAAACGCGAGGACGTGCGCGTGCTGGAAGACGGCGTCGCGCAGGAGATCTTCACCTTCCAGCAGAGTCTTGAGTTGCCTTTGTCGCTGGCGATCCTGATCGACACCAGCCGCTCGGAAGAGCGCGTGTTGCCGGAATTGAAGTCGGCAGCACAGTTGTTTCTCGAAGCCGTGATGCGCGCCAATAAGGACGAAGCCGCGGTGGTGTCCTTTACCGGCGAACCGACCCTCGAACAAGGGTTGACCGGCAACGTCTCCCGGTTGAGACGCGCCATTGATCGTGTCGAATATGTGCCACCATCAGGTTTGATTGGCGGCGGAGTCGTCGTTGGAGGCACGCCGCCGATTTCCGATACACAGCAAATGCTGGCGGGCTCAACGGCTATTTGGGACGCGGTGTGGACCACTTCGAATGAAATTCTCCGCGATTCAGCCGAACATACCCGGCGTGCGATCATTTTGCTGACCGACGGCCAGGACACTACCAGTCAGGTGCATTTGCGCGACGCGATCGACAGCGCCGTCAAAGTTGACGCGTTGGTCTATGCGATTGGAATCGGCGACCGTTATTCTTACGGGATCGACGAAGGCTCGTTAAAGAAGATCACTGAGGCCACTGGGGGGCGCGCGTATTTTCCGCGTAACGAACGCGAACTTCGCGATGCTTTCGCCCAGATTCAGCGGGATCTGCGCGAACAGTATTTGATTGCATACTCTTCTTCGAACAAGGGTCGCGACGGGGCTTATCGCCGTGTAACCATCGAAATTACCAACCCGGAACTGCAAAGACAGGCACTGAAACTCACCTACCGCCCGGGATATTTCGCCAAATCACCCACGACTGCTTCGCCAAAAAGCTCACAAAGGCCTTAA
- a CDS encoding alpha/beta hydrolase, producing MKKWFVSTLFLFVFLWQASSNCLAQKSPDEGFITTPDGVRLFYKVVGSGAETLVAVHGGPGNSLTSILPDLEPLAKNRRVIYYDQRGNGRSDLMDEDDKKLSITKHVQDLEAVRVHFKLDKMTLLGNSWGGILIGYYAAAHPDRVERLVFHSPGSPTKALLSEMDAEVQRRLKRHYTDEQLKRLAVIARWDYWLKASDPRAVCNEMYRMILSVYGFNLESIKVIKGDVCSGPIESVRRQRFVTAQIWQELGNYNLLPSLGVVKAPALVIHGTADVIPVKSSEAWARALPNARLFLIERSGHMPQFEQPEIFFKAVETFLKGDFPTEAKKFQTSKG from the coding sequence TTGAAAAAATGGTTTGTATCTACACTCTTTCTGTTTGTTTTTCTGTGGCAAGCATCCAGTAACTGTCTGGCGCAAAAGTCGCCGGACGAAGGTTTCATCACCACACCGGACGGCGTCCGTTTGTTTTACAAAGTCGTCGGAAGCGGGGCTGAAACTTTGGTCGCCGTCCACGGCGGACCCGGCAATTCTTTAACTTCCATTCTGCCCGACCTTGAGCCGCTGGCGAAAAATCGCCGCGTGATCTATTACGACCAACGTGGCAACGGACGTTCCGATTTAATGGACGAAGACGACAAGAAGCTCTCAATTACCAAACACGTTCAAGATTTGGAAGCGGTGAGAGTGCACTTCAAACTGGACAAAATGACGCTTCTCGGAAATTCGTGGGGCGGGATCCTGATCGGTTACTACGCCGCCGCGCATCCCGATCGCGTGGAGCGATTGGTTTTTCACAGTCCGGGTTCGCCGACAAAAGCCTTATTGTCTGAAATGGATGCTGAAGTTCAGCGGCGACTGAAACGACATTACACTGACGAGCAGTTGAAGCGTCTCGCCGTGATAGCCCGTTGGGACTATTGGCTGAAAGCATCGGACCCGCGAGCCGTCTGCAATGAAATGTATCGAATGATTTTATCCGTGTATGGTTTCAACCTCGAAAGTATAAAGGTAATCAAAGGCGATGTGTGTTCGGGCCCGATAGAGTCTGTCAGAAGGCAGCGATTTGTCACGGCTCAAATCTGGCAAGAGCTCGGTAATTACAACTTGTTACCATCACTTGGTGTGGTGAAGGCTCCGGCTTTAGTAATTCACGGCACGGCGGACGTGATTCCGGTCAAGTCATCGGAAGCGTGGGCGCGTGCGCTCCCCAACGCACGATTGTTCCTGATCGAAAGATCGGGACATATGCCCCAATTCGAACAGCCGGAGATATTTTTCAAAGCAGTCGAAACTTTTTTGAAAGGCGATTTTCCGACTGAAGCAAAGAAATTTCAAACTTCTAAGGGATGA
- a CDS encoding molybdenum cofactor biosynthesis protein MoaE, which translates to MIKVRVLFFGAARDAVGKEQIEVELESPSNAGEARAQLLSLHPSLQRFGQSLLLAVNQQYAQSDREISEGDELAVFPPVSGGSSGSESILPASSSAPPDFFELTTDPIDVGAVARRVVLPQCGATVTLDGYAREWTKGRRTLHLVYEAYEPMALSEMERLGKQVHEKFDIAHIGIVHRTGRLEIGETSVVISVSAPHRRAAFEACDWAIRELKRTVPIWKKEVFADGEVWVEGEGAPCG; encoded by the coding sequence ATGATTAAGGTTCGGGTACTTTTCTTTGGCGCTGCTCGCGATGCCGTCGGAAAGGAGCAGATCGAGGTCGAGCTTGAATCGCCGAGCAACGCCGGCGAAGCGCGCGCGCAACTGCTTTCCCTGCATCCCTCGCTGCAACGTTTTGGACAGTCGCTCTTGTTGGCGGTAAATCAGCAATACGCACAAAGCGATCGTGAGATTTCTGAGGGAGATGAACTCGCCGTCTTTCCGCCAGTCAGCGGCGGGAGCTCTGGGAGCGAGAGCATCCTGCCCGCCTCTTCTTCCGCGCCCCCGGACTTCTTCGAATTAACCACGGATCCGATCGATGTGGGCGCGGTCGCGCGTCGAGTTGTGCTTCCGCAGTGCGGCGCCACGGTCACACTCGACGGCTATGCACGCGAGTGGACGAAAGGCCGCCGCACGCTTCACCTCGTGTACGAAGCTTATGAACCGATGGCTTTAAGCGAGATGGAACGTCTGGGCAAGCAAGTGCACGAGAAATTCGACATCGCGCACATCGGCATCGTGCATCGCACCGGCCGGCTGGAAATCGGCGAGACCAGTGTCGTCATCAGCGTCAGCGCGCCTCATCGCCGCGCCGCGTTCGAAGCCTGCGATTGGGCGATTCGCGAACTCAAACGCACCGTCCCCATCTGGAAGAAGGAAGTTTTTGCAGATGGTGAAGTTTGGGTGGAAGGCGAAGGCGCCCCTTGTGGATAA
- a CDS encoding VWA domain-containing protein — protein MHRLFASLSIVLLGLSLAFVSSAQNPQTPQNRPAPTPTPDDRPEVVNVRRVRLPITVQDKKKQFVSGLTQSDFVILEDKIPQTIDSFTSEENNNLPLYVAVLMDTSPSTAAKMKFQQEAAMNFIQTVVRPRRDRVLFATFDHEVTLRQDFTDRLELLDKAVYAVKKTGEKTSLWDAIWQFSDQKMRSVPGRRVIVVITDGTDTYSRADLNDAIDIAQRTETTIFAISTKAGMLSTVVGVEAGTVKGKSDKDLDRLAEETGGTAFFTGDMLSLERSLTAVAKELRAQYLITYRSTNDKYDGTYRRVEVKLTNRDGLKLRTKKGYKAVADAVRTGG, from the coding sequence ATGCACAGATTGTTTGCGAGTCTTTCGATAGTTTTGTTGGGCCTGTCCCTGGCTTTTGTCTCGTCAGCCCAGAACCCCCAAACCCCGCAAAACCGCCCCGCGCCCACGCCGACGCCTGACGACCGGCCCGAGGTCGTAAATGTCCGGCGCGTACGGCTGCCCATTACTGTCCAGGACAAGAAGAAACAGTTTGTTTCCGGCCTGACGCAGAGCGACTTTGTGATTTTGGAAGACAAGATTCCCCAGACAATCGATTCGTTCACCAGTGAAGAGAACAATAATTTGCCGCTTTACGTCGCGGTGCTGATGGATACGTCCCCTTCGACCGCCGCGAAGATGAAGTTTCAACAGGAAGCGGCGATGAACTTTATCCAAACCGTCGTCAGGCCGCGTCGTGATCGCGTGCTGTTTGCGACTTTCGATCATGAAGTGACGCTGCGACAGGATTTCACCGACCGGTTGGAATTGCTGGACAAAGCCGTTTACGCGGTAAAGAAGACCGGCGAGAAGACCTCACTGTGGGACGCCATTTGGCAGTTCTCTGATCAGAAAATGCGCTCAGTGCCGGGCCGGCGCGTGATTGTCGTCATCACCGACGGCACAGATACTTACAGCCGCGCGGATCTCAATGATGCGATCGATATCGCGCAACGCACCGAGACGACGATCTTCGCCATCTCAACCAAGGCCGGCATGCTCAGTACGGTCGTGGGCGTCGAAGCAGGAACCGTAAAGGGCAAGTCTGATAAGGATCTGGATCGGTTGGCTGAAGAGACGGGCGGCACCGCGTTTTTCACCGGGGACATGCTCTCGCTCGAGCGATCACTGACCGCGGTCGCCAAAGAGCTCCGCGCCCAGTACCTAATCACTTACCGTTCGACGAACGACAAGTACGACGGCACCTATCGCCGCGTCGAGGTAAAGCTGACGAACCGCGACGGACTAAAGCTGCGTACGAAGAAGGGCTACAAAGCAGTTGCTGATGCAGTCAGAACAGGTGGCTAA
- a CDS encoding VOC family protein: MPDVVPFLTYEDGIRALEWLAEVFGFTETARFTSSDGRLSHGEMSIGDGLILLASPSADYEGPKRHRGNCEIAASWSALPWIIDGVLVHVEDVDEHYARAKAAGAVILSEPEDGPPARRYRVEDLEGHRWMFMARD, from the coding sequence ATGCCAGACGTGGTTCCGTTTTTGACCTACGAGGACGGCATTAGAGCCCTGGAATGGCTGGCGGAAGTGTTTGGATTCACGGAGACAGCTCGCTTCACGTCTTCCGATGGAAGGCTTTCTCACGGAGAAATGTCGATCGGGGATGGACTAATCTTGTTGGCCAGTCCGTCGGCGGACTATGAAGGCCCCAAGCGACATCGCGGCAACTGCGAGATTGCCGCCTCTTGGTCGGCTCTGCCATGGATCATTGATGGTGTTCTCGTCCATGTTGAGGACGTCGATGAGCACTATGCTCGGGCTAAGGCCGCGGGAGCCGTTATTTTGTCTGAACCCGAGGATGGGCCGCCCGCGCGACGATATCGAGTTGAGGATCTAGAAGGACATCGATGGATGTTCATGGCGCGAGACTAG